In the Deltaproteobacteria bacterium genome, one interval contains:
- a CDS encoding beta-propeller fold lactonase family protein, with protein sequence MGRRLAYFLSWGPLITLCASLVSCSSTIGDPGTAAITTSTVAITATVNSPTSSSGRLSILGLELGKPTKQGVTQTAASGLTGTLYTLEGTNLGTAAITNGSFVLSPNLSSLKPSGITGTTWTTSLILVATNETGTIQIETYVEATITEGNTSQISLGTADIETTLASAALQKKIGCDWGGDCRTPASSLDPACYFRAMETASDQGDRTGEGLQDDMGLMKDMIQGVMARGSVTPAGLGYSSWSGVIKKALSGELSNNAISQLCAAASSTTGMDASACTSGYSNSAEAMEGLEEVIGTQLASDVGVEAVSSFSALTTASGSACDSIKSSANFNYTESLIGVILASSSPTTLEKTFSRTGMKVFLGLVEQYQNAGEFDLLQDAPEGIAAFLEGVDSFDLYFAGDGKLADAPIEGLYTLMNGIDASLTPDQRRDWGMSLEGLVNSVGGWNGMLKENGELDLDKLSYFDQYVEEGLERGTFDPDSANFASLGGVLESDFENVGENTSFRSCLGRGGTLESCGGSYTAGGVGVQQQNDNQVDTFYFAYAPNVMGNNISAYRLDATTGALTALSSSPFGAGSVPQRIAITPNSQCLYVNNQNNSSVLIKPITASTGALEEGSSASTGTTPWSSAVTPNGSFLYMLNYVSDDISGYSINGTTCALTPISGSPFVDSPTCDSPYEPVVHPNGKFLYVSNYDDGNISIFEINSSTGALTRYFGSPYPLNVMSLRGMAITPDGNFLYAVDDGTSTIWGFSVNASTGALNQLDLSPSELPNEKYLDLGDNAGLSDITIDPTGKFLYTVDTNDSNGLRAFAINTSNGFLTQISTYAVGGTTPTRVRLDPTGKFLYVVNPGSNNISGFTVNSSTGALTAISGSPFSAGSSPFDIKVISIAR encoded by the coding sequence GTGGGGAGACGGCTTGCTTACTTTTTAAGTTGGGGGCCCCTCATCACGCTTTGCGCCTCTCTTGTCAGCTGTTCAAGCACCATAGGAGATCCTGGCACCGCTGCTATAACGACTTCAACGGTCGCCATCACAGCGACTGTCAACTCTCCAACAAGTTCTTCGGGCAGACTATCGATCCTGGGACTTGAACTCGGTAAACCGACAAAACAGGGAGTGACACAAACAGCCGCCTCAGGATTGACCGGGACCCTCTACACACTCGAAGGGACGAATCTTGGGACTGCTGCTATTACAAACGGATCGTTCGTCCTCTCACCAAATCTCTCATCATTAAAACCAAGCGGAATCACCGGCACAACCTGGACAACTTCACTGATCCTCGTTGCCACCAATGAGACAGGGACAATTCAGATTGAAACGTATGTCGAAGCGACTATTACGGAGGGAAACACCAGCCAGATTTCGCTCGGGACAGCCGATATCGAGACAACACTTGCCTCCGCGGCACTTCAAAAAAAGATCGGGTGTGATTGGGGAGGTGATTGCCGCACACCAGCCTCCTCTCTCGACCCTGCCTGTTATTTTCGTGCCATGGAAACCGCCTCAGATCAGGGGGATCGAACTGGTGAGGGACTCCAGGATGATATGGGGCTTATGAAAGATATGATCCAGGGGGTCATGGCCCGAGGCTCTGTGACACCTGCCGGCTTGGGATACTCGAGCTGGTCTGGCGTCATAAAGAAGGCCCTCTCTGGAGAGCTGTCGAATAACGCCATTTCACAGCTCTGTGCCGCTGCCTCTTCAACAACAGGAATGGACGCCTCCGCCTGTACCTCCGGATACTCGAATTCTGCAGAGGCCATGGAGGGTTTGGAGGAGGTTATTGGGACTCAGCTGGCCAGCGATGTCGGGGTCGAGGCAGTTTCGAGTTTCAGCGCCTTGACAACCGCTTCCGGGAGTGCCTGCGATTCTATCAAGAGTTCAGCTAACTTCAATTATACCGAGTCGCTCATCGGAGTTATTCTTGCCTCCTCAAGCCCAACGACACTCGAGAAGACATTTTCGAGGACGGGGATGAAGGTCTTTCTTGGATTGGTTGAACAATACCAGAATGCAGGAGAATTTGATCTCCTTCAGGATGCCCCGGAGGGGATTGCCGCCTTCCTCGAAGGCGTCGACAGTTTTGATCTCTACTTTGCAGGTGATGGTAAACTAGCAGACGCCCCAATTGAAGGGCTCTATACCCTTATGAACGGAATCGATGCCTCACTGACACCGGACCAGAGGAGAGATTGGGGCATGTCACTCGAAGGCCTTGTCAATTCCGTAGGAGGTTGGAACGGGATGCTCAAGGAGAATGGAGAACTCGATCTGGATAAGCTGAGCTATTTTGATCAATACGTCGAGGAGGGACTCGAGAGGGGGACCTTTGATCCTGATTCAGCTAATTTTGCATCTCTGGGTGGGGTTCTTGAGAGTGATTTTGAAAACGTCGGGGAAAACACCTCGTTTCGGAGTTGTCTTGGCCGTGGAGGTACCCTGGAAAGCTGTGGGGGAAGCTATACGGCCGGGGGGGTGGGGGTCCAACAGCAGAATGACAATCAAGTCGATACGTTCTATTTTGCCTATGCACCGAACGTAATGGGTAATAATATTTCTGCATACCGCTTGGACGCGACAACAGGGGCCCTCACCGCGTTGAGCAGCTCTCCCTTCGGAGCCGGTTCCGTGCCCCAAAGGATAGCGATCACTCCGAATAGTCAATGTCTCTACGTCAACAACCAGAACAACAGCTCGGTCTTGATCAAGCCAATTACTGCTTCGACCGGTGCCCTCGAGGAGGGGTCATCGGCAAGTACAGGGACAACACCATGGAGCTCCGCCGTTACTCCCAACGGCAGTTTTTTGTATATGTTAAATTATGTCTCTGACGATATCTCCGGTTACAGCATTAACGGAACAACCTGCGCCTTAACACCGATCTCGGGTTCTCCTTTTGTGGACTCGCCGACATGCGACAGCCCCTATGAGCCTGTGGTTCATCCGAATGGAAAGTTTCTCTATGTATCAAACTATGACGATGGAAATATCTCCATTTTTGAGATTAATTCCTCAACGGGTGCCTTGACGCGATATTTCGGTTCACCCTATCCGCTCAACGTCATGTCGCTACGAGGCATGGCGATAACACCAGATGGCAACTTTCTCTATGCTGTTGATGATGGCACCAGTACCATTTGGGGTTTTTCAGTCAATGCCTCTACAGGCGCCCTCAATCAACTCGATCTCTCCCCTTCAGAGCTTCCGAATGAAAAGTACCTTGATCTGGGTGATAATGCGGGCCTCAGTGATATAACCATCGACCCAACCGGTAAATTTCTTTACACCGTCGACACCAACGATAGCAACGGCCTTCGCGCCTTTGCAATCAACACCTCAAACGGTTTCCTGACACAAATCAGCACCTATGCGGTAGGAGGCACAACACCAACGCGAGTCAGGCTTGATCCGACCGGCAAATTCCTCTATGTTGTGAATCCGGGAAGCAACAATATTTCAGGCTTTACTGTCAACAGCTCGACCGGCGCCTTGACCGCTATTTCCGGATCCCCATTTTCGGCGGGGTCAAGCCCGTTTGACATTAAGGTTATCAGCATTGCACGATAG
- a CDS encoding Rieske 2Fe-2S domain-containing protein, producing MKKKEDPEGHSINLPRPFGVDYVPRKRRKSPDTRGKVFVGTIDEIPPGKARAVVLNNFRVAVFNLDGQFYAIKDACPHAEYPLSKGMVRGETVTCASHNWRFNIKTGLCLTYRQVRLRRASAACLVSGTFLNILSNPFVNRLLTGVKIGRSKGLKQTHSFNF from the coding sequence GTGAAGAAGAAAGAAGATCCCGAGGGCCACAGCATTAATCTGCCCCGACCGTTTGGTGTCGACTATGTCCCCCGTAAACGCAGAAAGAGCCCGGATACAAGGGGAAAGGTTTTTGTCGGTACCATTGATGAGATTCCACCCGGCAAGGCAAGGGCCGTTGTATTAAATAACTTTAGGGTAGCGGTTTTCAATCTTGACGGTCAGTTCTATGCGATCAAGGATGCCTGCCCCCATGCCGAGTATCCGCTCTCCAAAGGCATGGTCCGAGGTGAAACAGTCACCTGTGCCTCGCACAACTGGAGATTCAATATCAAAACCGGTCTCTGTCTTACGTACCGGCAAGTACGCCTGCGTCGCGCCTCAGCAGCCTGCCTCGTATCTGGGACCTTTCTCAACATCCTTTCAAACCCCTTTGTCAACAGACTGCTAACAGGTGTCAAAATTGGCCGCTCAAAAGGGTTAAAACAAACCCATTCCTTCAATTTTTAA
- a CDS encoding nucleoside transporter: MSVYNLVSLSGVFLLAFIAWIFSTDRRRVNLKLVVVGLLLQFSMGAFVFLFPPGTQALLFLSHITVKIIEASSAGIEFVFGPLGLPPGTEGSPGFILAFQALPTIIFFSALMGLLYYFRVMPFIIKLFAKVFTKLLGISGAESLCTTSNIFVGIEANTTVLPYLNQMTRSELHTILTAGMATIASSVMGIYVLLLQSHFPNIAGHLISASLISAPASIVMSKILLPETERPITLGTSIEPHYEREGNWMEAIINGATAGGKLVMGIIVLLVAFLGMVRLLNMGIGSIGGIHLETILAYPFYPLSLAIGVPPSDAMEIARLLGERMILTEIPAYQHLNDLLAHGALHDGRSAVIAAYALCGFAHLSSVAIFVGGTAALVPERTLTLAQIAMRSFLAATLACLMTAAVAGTFYGKGSLLFLAN; this comes from the coding sequence ATGTCAGTTTACAATCTTGTCAGCCTTTCAGGCGTCTTCCTGCTCGCATTCATCGCCTGGATTTTTTCGACCGACCGGAGGCGGGTCAACCTGAAATTAGTGGTTGTCGGTCTCCTCCTCCAGTTTTCCATGGGGGCGTTTGTCTTTCTCTTCCCGCCGGGGACCCAGGCCCTTCTTTTTTTGAGTCATATCACGGTCAAAATCATTGAGGCGTCCTCCGCAGGTATTGAATTTGTGTTTGGCCCTCTGGGACTCCCGCCCGGAACGGAAGGAAGCCCCGGCTTCATCCTCGCCTTTCAGGCGTTACCGACGATCATCTTCTTCTCGGCGCTTATGGGTCTTCTCTATTACTTCAGGGTGATGCCGTTTATCATCAAGCTGTTTGCAAAGGTTTTTACTAAACTGCTCGGTATCAGCGGCGCCGAATCACTCTGTACTACCAGCAATATTTTTGTCGGAATCGAGGCGAATACAACCGTGCTGCCCTACCTCAATCAGATGACCCGATCGGAACTTCACACGATTCTCACGGCCGGCATGGCAACAATCGCCTCCAGTGTGATGGGAATTTACGTCCTGCTTCTTCAATCCCACTTTCCGAATATTGCCGGGCACCTGATCTCCGCCTCCCTCATCTCGGCCCCCGCCTCCATTGTCATGTCCAAGATCCTTCTCCCGGAGACGGAAAGACCGATCACACTCGGGACCTCGATTGAACCCCATTATGAGCGGGAGGGAAACTGGATGGAGGCAATTATCAACGGGGCAACGGCCGGAGGAAAACTGGTGATGGGAATTATCGTCCTCCTTGTTGCCTTTCTCGGAATGGTGCGGCTTCTCAATATGGGGATCGGATCGATCGGTGGTATTCACCTTGAAACAATCCTGGCGTATCCGTTTTATCCGTTATCCCTCGCCATTGGGGTTCCCCCATCCGATGCGATGGAGATCGCCCGACTCCTGGGCGAACGGATGATTTTGACGGAGATCCCGGCCTATCAACATCTAAACGATTTACTGGCACATGGGGCACTCCACGATGGGAGAAGTGCGGTGATTGCCGCCTACGCCCTCTGTGGGTTTGCCCACCTCTCCAGCGTTGCCATTTTTGTCGGCGGGACAGCAGCGCTCGTTCCGGAGAGGACACTTACACTCGCCCAGATTGCGATGCGTTCCTTTCTTGCCGCCACCCTTGCCTGTCTCATGACCGCGGCGGTTGCCGGCACCTTCTATGGAAAAGGGTCCCTCCTCTTTCTTGCGAATTAA
- a CDS encoding nucleotidyltransferase has translation MEFFELLKQIVKAEIRFVVVGGIAVNLHGIERPTKDIDLVVYLEEKNLLKFLKLMAKLDFQPKVPVGATEFADPKKRADWIKNKNMIVFSFCHSRDMMRVIDVFVKHPLPFGPMYRRKEMIVVDDIKIPVISILDLIKLKQKARRAQDRADIVMLQKVLRTRKEL, from the coding sequence ATGGAGTTTTTTGAACTGCTCAAGCAAATTGTGAAGGCAGAGATACGCTTTGTCGTGGTCGGCGGCATTGCCGTCAATTTACATGGTATCGAGCGGCCTACAAAAGATATCGACCTGGTTGTTTATTTGGAAGAAAAAAATCTCCTCAAGTTTTTAAAGCTGATGGCAAAGCTCGACTTCCAGCCTAAAGTTCCGGTTGGTGCCACCGAATTTGCGGATCCCAAAAAACGTGCGGATTGGATAAAAAACAAGAATATGATTGTCTTCAGCTTCTGTCATTCAAGAGACATGATGAGGGTGATTGATGTCTTCGTGAAACATCCCCTGCCGTTTGGTCCGATGTATCGGAGGAAAGAAATGATTGTCGTTGATGACATTAAAATCCCTGTCATTTCAATCCTGGACCTGATAAAATTAAAACAAAAAGCCCGACGGGCCCAGGATAGGGCGGATATTGTTATGCTGCAAAAGGTCCTGAGGACCAGAAAAGAACTTTGA
- a CDS encoding PAS domain-containing protein gives MSFLDDIWDWFKEEGGPPEGSPLAIFASRIVGSFPFPLLLCDERLSILAVNRLFNRTFMMKGGDGKNLADVLTHEVKIVRHKQEEPITDLNAMLDQRNPKVLSGLFPKIGQKTFHLYSRKISVAGEKGVLLVLQDVTEMRGLEEMIDRSRYELLSIFDGVEDPMVLIDKNMRIRRINRRMLTVLGGRSYRDFVGKACYFKLHGLNEPCSACMVPESFRTGEKRERTGLLEKSLKGDESTYQIICYPIKDNKGEATSMAECYRDMTEVVKIREELYESERSRVMESFAAGVAHEVRNPLAVIQSNAQLCLDQVGEKDNDLKEGLEAIIKSVQTANRVIKGLMNFARPQEVEFERQSVGPILKEGLDLIKGRARKQSVGLKILILSRLPKIIVDKKRFLQAYLNFLLNSLDAMPKGGKIEVSVKNNRKEKKMEILIKDTGEGISEEIIPRVFQPFYSTKKEGLGLGLPIAEGIIRSHGGEVVFKSCRGKGCEVRIELPV, from the coding sequence ATGTCTTTTCTGGATGATATTTGGGATTGGTTCAAAGAGGAAGGAGGTCCTCCCGAGGGGTCTCCCCTTGCAATTTTTGCGAGCAGGATTGTTGGCTCCTTCCCTTTTCCTCTGCTTCTTTGCGATGAACGCCTTTCTATTCTTGCGGTGAATCGGCTCTTCAACAGGACTTTTATGATGAAGGGGGGGGATGGGAAAAATCTTGCCGACGTTCTCACTCACGAAGTGAAGATCGTTCGTCATAAGCAGGAAGAACCGATCACCGACTTGAATGCGATGCTGGATCAACGAAATCCGAAGGTGCTCTCGGGTCTCTTTCCGAAAATCGGGCAGAAGACCTTTCATCTTTATTCCCGAAAAATTTCAGTTGCCGGGGAGAAAGGCGTTCTCCTCGTCTTGCAGGATGTGACGGAGATGAGGGGACTGGAGGAGATGATCGACAGGAGCCGATATGAGCTTCTGTCGATCTTTGACGGGGTGGAAGATCCAATGGTTCTCATTGACAAAAACATGAGGATCCGCCGGATCAACCGCCGAATGCTTACAGTCCTCGGTGGAAGATCGTATCGGGATTTTGTGGGAAAGGCCTGTTATTTTAAACTTCATGGTTTGAACGAACCTTGTTCCGCATGTATGGTGCCTGAGAGTTTTCGTACCGGTGAGAAGAGGGAGAGGACCGGATTGCTGGAGAAGTCGCTGAAAGGGGATGAGTCCACCTATCAAATCATCTGCTATCCGATCAAGGATAACAAGGGAGAGGCAACCAGCATGGCCGAGTGTTATCGTGATATGACGGAGGTCGTGAAGATCAGGGAGGAGTTGTATGAGTCGGAGCGAAGCCGGGTCATGGAATCTTTTGCGGCGGGTGTCGCCCATGAGGTAAGGAATCCGCTTGCTGTGATCCAATCGAATGCCCAGCTTTGCCTGGATCAGGTAGGTGAAAAAGATAATGACTTGAAGGAAGGCCTGGAGGCGATTATCAAGAGTGTACAGACGGCCAATCGAGTCATTAAGGGCCTTATGAATTTTGCGCGGCCCCAGGAGGTGGAGTTCGAAAGGCAGTCAGTTGGACCGATCCTCAAAGAGGGGTTGGATCTCATTAAAGGGCGCGCCAGAAAACAGTCGGTCGGTCTAAAAATTTTAATTTTATCCAGACTCCCCAAAATAATCGTCGACAAGAAAAGGTTTTTGCAGGCCTATCTGAATTTCCTCTTAAACTCGCTTGATGCGATGCCCAAGGGAGGAAAGATCGAGGTTTCTGTAAAGAACAACCGGAAGGAAAAGAAAATGGAAATCCTTATCAAGGACACAGGAGAAGGTATTTCCGAAGAGATAATCCCCCGTGTTTTTCAGCCGTTCTACAGCACAAAAAAAGAGGGGTTGGGGTTAGGGTTACCGATTGCCGAAGGAATTATTCGATCCCATGGAGGGGAGGTTGTTTTCAAGAGTTGTCGTGGGAAGGGATGCGAGGTCAGGATAGAACTTCCTGTGTGA
- a CDS encoding response regulator has product MTSKRTILVVDDEVDLCTVLRKILTREGYSVLIALEGGKVLPLLKRNVVDLVLLDLKMPKMDGIEVLKAIRRKIKKPIPVIILTAHGSLSSAREAMELGSVDYLTKPFNLQTVKKAVREALGED; this is encoded by the coding sequence ATGACTTCGAAGCGAACGATACTCGTTGTTGATGATGAAGTCGACCTCTGCACGGTCCTCCGAAAAATTCTGACAAGAGAGGGGTACTCCGTTTTGATAGCCCTCGAAGGGGGAAAAGTACTCCCCCTTCTTAAAAGAAATGTCGTTGATCTCGTTTTGCTTGATCTCAAGATGCCGAAAATGGACGGTATAGAGGTCCTCAAGGCGATCCGAAGAAAAATAAAAAAACCGATACCGGTTATCATCCTGACGGCCCATGGAAGTCTCTCCTCTGCGAGAGAGGCGATGGAGCTGGGATCTGTTGATTACCTGACGAAACCGTTCAATCTCCAGACAGTCAAAAAAGCGGTTCGGGAGGCACTCGGTGAGGACTAG